In Odontesthes bonariensis isolate fOdoBon6 chromosome 22, fOdoBon6.hap1, whole genome shotgun sequence, one genomic interval encodes:
- the camsap1a gene encoding calmodulin-regulated spectrin-associated protein 1a isoform X2 — MDVSAGRNSTWRGAAAAADDDDGGGGGGGGGGGGGGSMEAQVVPLELYDSARAKIDANLCWLFAKAYGIDQIPADLRDPFYTDQYDQEHIKPPIIRLLLSGELYCRVCGLILPTEQAATLQSHQSVIQALSRKGIYVLETNGTPVSDLDLSSFPIKMSSHIHLIDALMMGYAVEMMSIEKVVSSVKRFSNFSASKELPYDLEDAMIFWINKVNIKMRELTEKECKMKQHLLESPSHQKVRYRRDHLSGRTLQYFPMLEDLLKDVCDGAALLAVIHFYCPEVIKLEDICLKEVPSITDSVYNVQILKEFSNEYLDKCFHLKPEDLLYAPPVLKNNVMVFIAELFWWFENVKPDFVQPRDLQDVKDVRLLLQAKSSRSYVPISNVTKRSFMSSSNSADILTTSPSPDLSTKPTSSSSSHSLLPLRQRQQKVAEEGTLDLRNRSNSVTPTDGQHQSSILARPERRARPLSQPAPYALHFATEEDLDSISLARSISKDSLASNIMSITPKHMLGSGLPQHRLSGQSLLSHMRIEDEEEEIEEEELVAVIHPSAFSRHRINSDMEQDDLEVQSATSSSRVSSTCCTPLHDNGPFSLDRQADSYYLEPLMPAVSKPAKEKSISLNKQEESGESRCRATAAAKKATADIPSTSQRKSFMVESKRSSSTPTPAVESASSSLRPLTEGSTGISQSGKKESQGFFLHLAGDLDPSSPSPTMLEAGHDSDSDIADLEEEEDEEEDQLELTKEVRTGRGKFLLEEDMTEPGEGEGESAKLREDLKVSEREDKEDVSGRSSPSPSTVSWASSCSASGSASVKMTSFAERKLLKLSLRDGYSSTSSSQKTTPDGSEIAPPWLGKEPCTVSGKNVMVSPSIVPSELLQLHMRLEEQRRAIEYQKKKMETLSARQRLKLGKAAFLNIVKKGGGKSDTLPLPLKHSQESSGLAADRRKAKNKSCQDDSCLDALKGPRVEGLMNRDNKWNTLSQDNNSEPDVNDCSRSIDLLNEAISSIQQQMMQLSLQQNLLMKQNVVSPPEPVQTGPSTTPNTTQTVKKSSMVESKRSTSSPTPAVESASSSLRPLTEGSTGLSHLSMSSSPDSKSFAVHFVDISGSSSVPARRPPKLSSSQRSKASERKQKMENSMAASVKSSIPSEDRTSSPREGADEEQGTGSAVECSKIERSIQRNAPFRVHEGMGEGGEFKSQEPLVISETSASESAAQDAEQQEKKAGGDESTRARGQLIEVDLSEFNNPLEEGSADIADCAAEGEQKNALGFFFKDDEKAEDEMAKRRAAFLQKRLRKAEEARLRKLQQEAESELKRDEARRKAEEERVRKEEEKARRELIKQEYLRRKQEALMEEQGMAKPRTRTKPRKNRPKSLHREEYNSLSKGSTTRNSLKVSMLIKAQSSAAGCRGADLSYSYRGSTLSLATEADSVISEGAESIRAASVCSIESYPMLSRASSRNMERDWENGSIASSITSTEYNGPKLFKEPSSKSNKPIIINAIAHCCLAGKVNEIQKNVVLEELEKCESNHLIILFRDGGCQFRAIYSFSPDTEEIIKFSGTGPRIIGHKMIDKLYKYSSDRKQFNVIPAKSVSVSVDALTIHNHLWQVKRPGSARRK; from the exons ATGGATGTGAGTGCTGGCAGGAACAGCACCTGgaggggagcagcagcagcagcagatgatgatgatggaggaggaggaggaggaggaggaggaggaggaggaggaggaagcatGGAGGCTCAGGTTGTACCGCTCGAGCTCTATGATTCTGCACGAGCCAAAATAGACGCAAATCTCTGCTGGTTATTTGCCAAAGCCTATGGTATAG ATCAAATCCCTGCAGATCTGCGAGACCCATTCTACACGGACCAGTATGACCAGGAGCACATCAAGCCCCCCATCATTCGCCTGCTGTTGTCCGGAGAGCTCTACTGCCGTGTGTGCGGGCTCATCCTTCCCACCGAGCAGGCTGCTACACTCCAAAGCCACCAGTCTGTCATCCAAGCCCTCTCCAGGAAAGGCATCTATGTCCTGGAGACCAACGGCACACCTGTTTCTGATCTGGATCTCAGCTCGTTTCCCATCAAAATG AGTTCCCACATCCACCTCATTGATGCTCTGATGATGGGCTACGCAGTGGAGATGATGAGCATAGAGAAGGTGGTGTCCAGTGTAAAGCGCTTTTCAAACTTCAGTGCCTCTAAGGAGCTTCCTTATGACCTGGAAGATGCGATGATCTTCTGGATTAACAAG GTGAACATAAAGATGAGGGAGCTAACAGAAAAGGAGTGTAAAATGAAACAACACCTGTTAGAGTCACCCAGCCACCAGAAG GTGCGTTACCGCAGAGATCACCTGTCTGGTCGAACGCTTCAGTACTTCCCAATGTTGGAAGACCTGTTGAAGGATGTGTGTGACGGTGCAGCTCTGCTTGCTGTGATCCACTTCTATTGCCCAGAAGTCATTAAACTGGAAG ATATCTGCCTGAAGGAGGTTCCTTCCATAACAGACAGCGTGTACAACGTCCAGATACTGAAAGAGTTTTCTAACGAGTACCTGGACAAATGCTTCCACCTGAAGCCTGAGGACCTGCTGTACGCTCCACCAGTATTAAAG AATAATGTCATGGTCTTCATTGCTGAACTTTTCTGGTGGTTTGAGAATGTGAAGCCAGACTTTGTGCAGCCAAGAGACCTTCAAGACGTCAAAGATG TGAGACTGCTGCTGCAGGCTAAAAGTTCTCGGTCCTATGTACCCATCTCCAACGTCACCAAACGAAGTTTCATGTCCTCATCAAACTCAGCTGACATCTTGACCACATCTCCGAGCCCTGACCTGAG CACCAAGCCAACTTCATCGAGCTCGTCTCACTCTTtactccccctgagacagagacaacAGAAGGTGGCTGAGGAGGGCACTTTAG ATTTGAGAAATAGGTCAAACTCTGTGACACCAACAGATGGGCAGCATCAGAGCTCCATATTGGCGAGGCCAGAGAGGAGGGCAAG GCCTTTATCCCAGCCAGCGCCTTATGCCCTGCATTTTGCCACCGAAGAGGATTTAGACAGCATCAGCCTCGCTCGCTCCATTAGCAAAGACAGCTTAGCTTCTAACATCATGAGCATTACCCCTAAACACATGCTGGGTTCAGGTCTGCCTCAGCACAGACTCAGCGGTCAAAGCTTGCTTAGTCACATGCGCAtcgaagatgaagaagaagagatAGAGGAAGAAGAACTGGTCGCTGTTATTCACCCTTCTGCATTTTCTCGACATCGAATTAATAGTGACATGGAGCAGGACGACCTGGAAGTACAGAGTGCAACTTCATCCTCTAGGGTTTCAAGCACATGCTGTACTCCCCTTCATGACAATGGTCCCTTCAGTCTGGACCGGCAGGCAGACAGCTACTATCTGGAGCCTTTGATGCCTGCCGTTTCTAAGCCAGCCAAAGAGAAGAGCATCAGTCTGAACAAGCAGGAGGAAAGTGGCGAGAGTCGCTGCAGAGCAACAGCAGCTGCTAAGAAAGCAACTGCTGATATCCCAAGTACCTCCCAGAGGAAATCCTTTATGGTTGAGTCAAAGAGAAGTAGCAGTACACCCACACCTGCGGTAGAATCAGCATCTAGCTCTCTCAGGCCACTCACAGAGGGGTCAACAGGCATCTCTCAATCTGGGAAAAAAGAGTCCCAAGGTTTTTTCCTTCATTTGGCAGGGGATTTAGACCCCAGCAGTCCATCCCCCACTATGCTGGAGGCAGGACATGACTCAgactctgacattgcagaccttgaagaagaggaggatgaggaggaggatcagTTGGAACTGACTAAAGAAGTGAGGACAGGGAGGGGAAAGTTTTTGCTGGAGGAGGACATGACTGAACCTGGAGAAGGAGAAGGTGAATCCGCCAAACTTAGAGAGGACTTGAAGGTGAGTGAGCGGGAGGATAAGGAAGATGTCAGCGGACGCTCCAGCCCTAGCCCTAGTACCGTATCATGGGCGAGCAGCTGTAGTGCTTCAGGCAGCGCAAGTGTCAAGATGACCAGCTTCGCAGAGAGAAAGCTTCTTAAACTTAGCCTCCGCGATGGATACTCGAGTACCAGCAGCTCCCAAAAGACCACACCAGATGGCTCTGAGATTGCCCCCCCCTGGCTAGGGAAAGAGCCATGCACTGTTTCGGGGAAGAACGTGATGGTTAGTCCTTCAATTGTGCCTTCAGAGCTGCTTCAACTTCACATGCGGCTGGAAGAGCAAAGGCGTGCGATCGAGTATCAAAAAAAGAAGATGGAGACCTTATCAGCCAGGCAGAGACTAAAGCTAGGGAAAGCTGCATTCTTGAACATTGTTAAGAAGGGTGGAGGGAAGAGTGACACTCTTCCTTTACCCCTGAAACACTCCCAGGAATCCTCCGGACTGGCTGCTGACAGGAGAAAAGCAAAGAACAAGTCCTGCCAGGATGATTCCTGTCTGGATGCTCTGAAAGGGCCTCGAGTGGAAGGGCTGATGAACAGAGACAACAAATGGAACACTCTGTCCCAGGACAATAACTCTGAACCTGATGTAAATGACTGCTCCCGCTCTATAGATCTACTCAACGAAGCTATTAGTTCTATTCAGCAGCAGATGATGCAGCTCTCCTTACAGCAAAACCTGCTAATGAAACAGAATGTGGTCTCACCTCCAGAACCTGTTCAAACCGGACCAAGCACAACCCCCAACACAACACAAACAGTGAAGAAATCCTCCATGGTGGAGTCAAAGAGAAGTACCAGTTCGCCCACGCCTGCGGTAGAGTCAGCATCGAGCTCTCTCAGGCCACTCACAGAAGGGTCAACAGGCCTCTCGCATCTCTCAATGTCCAGTAGTCCAGACTCCAAATCTTTTGCAGTTCACTTTGTAGATATCAGTGGCAGCAGTTCTGTTCCTGCTCGCCGCCCTCCGAAGCTTAGCTCCAGCCAACGCAGCAAAGCTTCAGAACGGAAACAGAAAATGGAAAACAGCATGGCAGCTTCTGTCAAGTCAAGCATCCCATCGGAAGATCGCACTTCTTCTCCAAGGGAAGGTGCTGACGAAGAACAGGGGACAGGAAGTGCTGTTGAGTGCTCCAAAATTGAGAGAAGCATTCAGAGAAATGCCCCCTTCAGAGTCCATGAAGGCATGGGAGAAGGTGGGGAATTCAAATCACAGGAGCCACTGGTTATTTCTGAGACATCTGCATCAGAATCTGCAGCACAAGATGCCGAACAACAGGAGAAAAAAGCTGGTGGGGATGAGAGTACCAGGGCCAGGGGTCAGCTGATTGAGGTTGACTTGTCAGAGTTTAATAATCCACTGGAGGAGGGTAGTGCAGACATTGCAGACTGCGCAGCAGAGGGCGAGCAGAAGAACGCGTTGGGCTTCTTCTTTAAG GATGATGAGAAGGCAGAAGATGAGATGGCGAAACGTCGTGCAGCCTTCCTCCAGAAACGGCTGcgcaaagctgaagaagctagaTTACGTAAGCTGCAGCAAGAAGCAGAGAGCGAGCTCAAACGTGACGAAGCTCG ACGTAAGGCGGAGGAGGAGCGTGTTCGTAAAGAGGAAGAGAAGGCGCGCCGAGAGCTAATTAAACAGGAATACCTGCGGAGGAAGCAGGAAGCCCTGATGGAAGAGCAGGGTATGGCGAAGCCTCGAACAAGGACTAAACCCCGCAAGAATAGGCCTAAATCACTGCACCGTGAAGAGTACAACAGCCTCTCTAAAGGATCCACCACAC GTAATTCTCTGAAGGTGTCCATGTTAATCAAAGCCCAGAGCTCAGCAGCAGGCTGCAGGGGAG CTGATCTGAGCTACAGTTATCGAGGATCTACTCTCTCCTTGGCGACTGAGGCAGACAGTGTCATCTCTGAGGGGGCAGAGTCAATCAG GGCTGCCTCTGTGTGCTCTATTGAGTCATATCCTATGCTGAGCAGAGCATCCAGCAGGAACATGGAGCGAGACTGGGAGAACGGCTCCATAGCCTCTTCCATCACTTCAACTGAGTACAATG GTCCTAAACTCTTCAAGGAGCCAAGTTCCAAATCCAACAAACCAATCATCATCAATGCCATCGCCCACTGCTGCCTGGCTGGGAAGGTTAATGAAATCCAAAAGAATGTTGTTCTTGAG GAGTTGGAAAAATGTGAGTCCAACCACCTGATCATCCTCTTCCGGGATGGTGGGTGCCAGTTCCGCGCCATTTACTCTTTTTCTCCGGACACTGAGGAGATCATCAAGTTCAGTGGCACGGGGCCACGAATCATCGGCCACAAGATGATCGACAAGCTCTACAAATACAGCTCGGACCGCAAGCAGTTCAACGTCATCCCCGCTAAGAGCGTGTCTGTGAGCGTGGACGCGCTGACCATCCACAATCACCTCTGGCAGGTCAAGAGACCAGGGAGTGCACGGAGGAAGTGA
- the camsap1a gene encoding calmodulin-regulated spectrin-associated protein 1a isoform X1 — translation MDVSAGRNSTWRGAAAAADDDDGGGGGGGGGGGGGGSMEAQVVPLELYDSARAKIDANLCWLFAKAYGIDQIPADLRDPFYTDQYDQEHIKPPIIRLLLSGELYCRVCGLILPTEQAATLQSHQSVIQALSRKGIYVLETNGTPVSDLDLSSFPIKMSSHIHLIDALMMGYAVEMMSIEKVVSSVKRFSNFSASKELPYDLEDAMIFWINKVNIKMRELTEKECKMKQHLLESPSHQKSPSKWYWKLVPVRYRRDHLSGRTLQYFPMLEDLLKDVCDGAALLAVIHFYCPEVIKLEDICLKEVPSITDSVYNVQILKEFSNEYLDKCFHLKPEDLLYAPPVLKNNVMVFIAELFWWFENVKPDFVQPRDLQDVKDVRLLLQAKSSRSYVPISNVTKRSFMSSSNSADILTTSPSPDLSTKPTSSSSSHSLLPLRQRQQKVAEEGTLDLRNRSNSVTPTDGQHQSSILARPERRARPLSQPAPYALHFATEEDLDSISLARSISKDSLASNIMSITPKHMLGSGLPQHRLSGQSLLSHMRIEDEEEEIEEEELVAVIHPSAFSRHRINSDMEQDDLEVQSATSSSRVSSTCCTPLHDNGPFSLDRQADSYYLEPLMPAVSKPAKEKSISLNKQEESGESRCRATAAAKKATADIPSTSQRKSFMVESKRSSSTPTPAVESASSSLRPLTEGSTGISQSGKKESQGFFLHLAGDLDPSSPSPTMLEAGHDSDSDIADLEEEEDEEEDQLELTKEVRTGRGKFLLEEDMTEPGEGEGESAKLREDLKVSEREDKEDVSGRSSPSPSTVSWASSCSASGSASVKMTSFAERKLLKLSLRDGYSSTSSSQKTTPDGSEIAPPWLGKEPCTVSGKNVMVSPSIVPSELLQLHMRLEEQRRAIEYQKKKMETLSARQRLKLGKAAFLNIVKKGGGKSDTLPLPLKHSQESSGLAADRRKAKNKSCQDDSCLDALKGPRVEGLMNRDNKWNTLSQDNNSEPDVNDCSRSIDLLNEAISSIQQQMMQLSLQQNLLMKQNVVSPPEPVQTGPSTTPNTTQTVKKSSMVESKRSTSSPTPAVESASSSLRPLTEGSTGLSHLSMSSSPDSKSFAVHFVDISGSSSVPARRPPKLSSSQRSKASERKQKMENSMAASVKSSIPSEDRTSSPREGADEEQGTGSAVECSKIERSIQRNAPFRVHEGMGEGGEFKSQEPLVISETSASESAAQDAEQQEKKAGGDESTRARGQLIEVDLSEFNNPLEEGSADIADCAAEGEQKNALGFFFKDDEKAEDEMAKRRAAFLQKRLRKAEEARLRKLQQEAESELKRDEARRKAEEERVRKEEEKARRELIKQEYLRRKQEALMEEQGMAKPRTRTKPRKNRPKSLHREEYNSLSKGSTTRNSLKVSMLIKAQSSAAGCRGADLSYSYRGSTLSLATEADSVISEGAESIRAASVCSIESYPMLSRASSRNMERDWENGSIASSITSTEYNGPKLFKEPSSKSNKPIIINAIAHCCLAGKVNEIQKNVVLEELEKCESNHLIILFRDGGCQFRAIYSFSPDTEEIIKFSGTGPRIIGHKMIDKLYKYSSDRKQFNVIPAKSVSVSVDALTIHNHLWQVKRPGSARRK, via the exons ATGGATGTGAGTGCTGGCAGGAACAGCACCTGgaggggagcagcagcagcagcagatgatgatgatggaggaggaggaggaggaggaggaggaggaggaggaggaggaagcatGGAGGCTCAGGTTGTACCGCTCGAGCTCTATGATTCTGCACGAGCCAAAATAGACGCAAATCTCTGCTGGTTATTTGCCAAAGCCTATGGTATAG ATCAAATCCCTGCAGATCTGCGAGACCCATTCTACACGGACCAGTATGACCAGGAGCACATCAAGCCCCCCATCATTCGCCTGCTGTTGTCCGGAGAGCTCTACTGCCGTGTGTGCGGGCTCATCCTTCCCACCGAGCAGGCTGCTACACTCCAAAGCCACCAGTCTGTCATCCAAGCCCTCTCCAGGAAAGGCATCTATGTCCTGGAGACCAACGGCACACCTGTTTCTGATCTGGATCTCAGCTCGTTTCCCATCAAAATG AGTTCCCACATCCACCTCATTGATGCTCTGATGATGGGCTACGCAGTGGAGATGATGAGCATAGAGAAGGTGGTGTCCAGTGTAAAGCGCTTTTCAAACTTCAGTGCCTCTAAGGAGCTTCCTTATGACCTGGAAGATGCGATGATCTTCTGGATTAACAAG GTGAACATAAAGATGAGGGAGCTAACAGAAAAGGAGTGTAAAATGAAACAACACCTGTTAGAGTCACCCAGCCACCAGAAG TCTCCCTCCAAATGGTACTGGAAGCTTGTACCT GTGCGTTACCGCAGAGATCACCTGTCTGGTCGAACGCTTCAGTACTTCCCAATGTTGGAAGACCTGTTGAAGGATGTGTGTGACGGTGCAGCTCTGCTTGCTGTGATCCACTTCTATTGCCCAGAAGTCATTAAACTGGAAG ATATCTGCCTGAAGGAGGTTCCTTCCATAACAGACAGCGTGTACAACGTCCAGATACTGAAAGAGTTTTCTAACGAGTACCTGGACAAATGCTTCCACCTGAAGCCTGAGGACCTGCTGTACGCTCCACCAGTATTAAAG AATAATGTCATGGTCTTCATTGCTGAACTTTTCTGGTGGTTTGAGAATGTGAAGCCAGACTTTGTGCAGCCAAGAGACCTTCAAGACGTCAAAGATG TGAGACTGCTGCTGCAGGCTAAAAGTTCTCGGTCCTATGTACCCATCTCCAACGTCACCAAACGAAGTTTCATGTCCTCATCAAACTCAGCTGACATCTTGACCACATCTCCGAGCCCTGACCTGAG CACCAAGCCAACTTCATCGAGCTCGTCTCACTCTTtactccccctgagacagagacaacAGAAGGTGGCTGAGGAGGGCACTTTAG ATTTGAGAAATAGGTCAAACTCTGTGACACCAACAGATGGGCAGCATCAGAGCTCCATATTGGCGAGGCCAGAGAGGAGGGCAAG GCCTTTATCCCAGCCAGCGCCTTATGCCCTGCATTTTGCCACCGAAGAGGATTTAGACAGCATCAGCCTCGCTCGCTCCATTAGCAAAGACAGCTTAGCTTCTAACATCATGAGCATTACCCCTAAACACATGCTGGGTTCAGGTCTGCCTCAGCACAGACTCAGCGGTCAAAGCTTGCTTAGTCACATGCGCAtcgaagatgaagaagaagagatAGAGGAAGAAGAACTGGTCGCTGTTATTCACCCTTCTGCATTTTCTCGACATCGAATTAATAGTGACATGGAGCAGGACGACCTGGAAGTACAGAGTGCAACTTCATCCTCTAGGGTTTCAAGCACATGCTGTACTCCCCTTCATGACAATGGTCCCTTCAGTCTGGACCGGCAGGCAGACAGCTACTATCTGGAGCCTTTGATGCCTGCCGTTTCTAAGCCAGCCAAAGAGAAGAGCATCAGTCTGAACAAGCAGGAGGAAAGTGGCGAGAGTCGCTGCAGAGCAACAGCAGCTGCTAAGAAAGCAACTGCTGATATCCCAAGTACCTCCCAGAGGAAATCCTTTATGGTTGAGTCAAAGAGAAGTAGCAGTACACCCACACCTGCGGTAGAATCAGCATCTAGCTCTCTCAGGCCACTCACAGAGGGGTCAACAGGCATCTCTCAATCTGGGAAAAAAGAGTCCCAAGGTTTTTTCCTTCATTTGGCAGGGGATTTAGACCCCAGCAGTCCATCCCCCACTATGCTGGAGGCAGGACATGACTCAgactctgacattgcagaccttgaagaagaggaggatgaggaggaggatcagTTGGAACTGACTAAAGAAGTGAGGACAGGGAGGGGAAAGTTTTTGCTGGAGGAGGACATGACTGAACCTGGAGAAGGAGAAGGTGAATCCGCCAAACTTAGAGAGGACTTGAAGGTGAGTGAGCGGGAGGATAAGGAAGATGTCAGCGGACGCTCCAGCCCTAGCCCTAGTACCGTATCATGGGCGAGCAGCTGTAGTGCTTCAGGCAGCGCAAGTGTCAAGATGACCAGCTTCGCAGAGAGAAAGCTTCTTAAACTTAGCCTCCGCGATGGATACTCGAGTACCAGCAGCTCCCAAAAGACCACACCAGATGGCTCTGAGATTGCCCCCCCCTGGCTAGGGAAAGAGCCATGCACTGTTTCGGGGAAGAACGTGATGGTTAGTCCTTCAATTGTGCCTTCAGAGCTGCTTCAACTTCACATGCGGCTGGAAGAGCAAAGGCGTGCGATCGAGTATCAAAAAAAGAAGATGGAGACCTTATCAGCCAGGCAGAGACTAAAGCTAGGGAAAGCTGCATTCTTGAACATTGTTAAGAAGGGTGGAGGGAAGAGTGACACTCTTCCTTTACCCCTGAAACACTCCCAGGAATCCTCCGGACTGGCTGCTGACAGGAGAAAAGCAAAGAACAAGTCCTGCCAGGATGATTCCTGTCTGGATGCTCTGAAAGGGCCTCGAGTGGAAGGGCTGATGAACAGAGACAACAAATGGAACACTCTGTCCCAGGACAATAACTCTGAACCTGATGTAAATGACTGCTCCCGCTCTATAGATCTACTCAACGAAGCTATTAGTTCTATTCAGCAGCAGATGATGCAGCTCTCCTTACAGCAAAACCTGCTAATGAAACAGAATGTGGTCTCACCTCCAGAACCTGTTCAAACCGGACCAAGCACAACCCCCAACACAACACAAACAGTGAAGAAATCCTCCATGGTGGAGTCAAAGAGAAGTACCAGTTCGCCCACGCCTGCGGTAGAGTCAGCATCGAGCTCTCTCAGGCCACTCACAGAAGGGTCAACAGGCCTCTCGCATCTCTCAATGTCCAGTAGTCCAGACTCCAAATCTTTTGCAGTTCACTTTGTAGATATCAGTGGCAGCAGTTCTGTTCCTGCTCGCCGCCCTCCGAAGCTTAGCTCCAGCCAACGCAGCAAAGCTTCAGAACGGAAACAGAAAATGGAAAACAGCATGGCAGCTTCTGTCAAGTCAAGCATCCCATCGGAAGATCGCACTTCTTCTCCAAGGGAAGGTGCTGACGAAGAACAGGGGACAGGAAGTGCTGTTGAGTGCTCCAAAATTGAGAGAAGCATTCAGAGAAATGCCCCCTTCAGAGTCCATGAAGGCATGGGAGAAGGTGGGGAATTCAAATCACAGGAGCCACTGGTTATTTCTGAGACATCTGCATCAGAATCTGCAGCACAAGATGCCGAACAACAGGAGAAAAAAGCTGGTGGGGATGAGAGTACCAGGGCCAGGGGTCAGCTGATTGAGGTTGACTTGTCAGAGTTTAATAATCCACTGGAGGAGGGTAGTGCAGACATTGCAGACTGCGCAGCAGAGGGCGAGCAGAAGAACGCGTTGGGCTTCTTCTTTAAG GATGATGAGAAGGCAGAAGATGAGATGGCGAAACGTCGTGCAGCCTTCCTCCAGAAACGGCTGcgcaaagctgaagaagctagaTTACGTAAGCTGCAGCAAGAAGCAGAGAGCGAGCTCAAACGTGACGAAGCTCG ACGTAAGGCGGAGGAGGAGCGTGTTCGTAAAGAGGAAGAGAAGGCGCGCCGAGAGCTAATTAAACAGGAATACCTGCGGAGGAAGCAGGAAGCCCTGATGGAAGAGCAGGGTATGGCGAAGCCTCGAACAAGGACTAAACCCCGCAAGAATAGGCCTAAATCACTGCACCGTGAAGAGTACAACAGCCTCTCTAAAGGATCCACCACAC GTAATTCTCTGAAGGTGTCCATGTTAATCAAAGCCCAGAGCTCAGCAGCAGGCTGCAGGGGAG CTGATCTGAGCTACAGTTATCGAGGATCTACTCTCTCCTTGGCGACTGAGGCAGACAGTGTCATCTCTGAGGGGGCAGAGTCAATCAG GGCTGCCTCTGTGTGCTCTATTGAGTCATATCCTATGCTGAGCAGAGCATCCAGCAGGAACATGGAGCGAGACTGGGAGAACGGCTCCATAGCCTCTTCCATCACTTCAACTGAGTACAATG GTCCTAAACTCTTCAAGGAGCCAAGTTCCAAATCCAACAAACCAATCATCATCAATGCCATCGCCCACTGCTGCCTGGCTGGGAAGGTTAATGAAATCCAAAAGAATGTTGTTCTTGAG GAGTTGGAAAAATGTGAGTCCAACCACCTGATCATCCTCTTCCGGGATGGTGGGTGCCAGTTCCGCGCCATTTACTCTTTTTCTCCGGACACTGAGGAGATCATCAAGTTCAGTGGCACGGGGCCACGAATCATCGGCCACAAGATGATCGACAAGCTCTACAAATACAGCTCGGACCGCAAGCAGTTCAACGTCATCCCCGCTAAGAGCGTGTCTGTGAGCGTGGACGCGCTGACCATCCACAATCACCTCTGGCAGGTCAAGAGACCAGGGAGTGCACGGAGGAAGTGA